aaacaaaagccgGCTAAAAAGAGGGTATACGATAAATGAGATACGCACGTggcaacaaacacacacacgcacgcacacattgaCAAATAAACGGCGACCAAGAACAAACAATAAACAGAGAACTCAGAATGCAAGCCAGGTGCGAGCTTGGTGGCCAAAGGGAGccaaacagcaaacagcaaacagcaactggcaactggcaactggccgCCCGCCCGGCAGGCTAAACAACTAAATCAAATCGCAGCCAAGTGGCGGGCCCACAACCAGCTGGCCTGGCTGTGCTCCCCGACagccccccccctccccctcgcTCTTTACAGTGAACAATTTCAGGCGCTGCCCGGTTGGCTGCCTCTCAATGGGCTCTggggcaaatattttaaatgcgcAGATTTTTGGCATGTTTTAGTGGCAGTTCACGTTTTGAATTGTTGCCATCGCGTCAGTCCGGGAACCGGGAGCCGGCAGCCGGCAGCTGGGAACTGGGAACTGGCCACTGGATAGGCACAGGGCGCAGAGCAACTCGTTTCACTGacaatttaatacaaaaaatgccaaatatttCAAAGGCGCACAGCAAATGCCAGCGGAATgtagcaacaaaaatataaaaaataaaataaaatatactttgtCATGCTCATTGCAAAGTGTTTGtcaaaaagaaagcaaattgaataaacagaaaaacacATGATAAAACTAGCTGCAAACAAACTGTGTGATATATGCTATAGATGTAAACATTTCTGATAACAGGCCAAGTAAATAGTTAACAAAATTGgtaataatatgaaaatacacataaatacatatgtataaaaaaagcgaaatcaaaatttataaaattttaaatagaagaaatcaaacaataaacaaattcaaagGCATAAAAAAATAGATGAAGAAATATGTTGAAGGATATTTGGGTAATTTAATGATAAGTCGAAAGGcattttaaaaacttaaagGAAAGTAACTTAAGAAGAAGACACTAAAAGATTAAAGACGTCACTTTGAAAtcttaaaagaaaaagaaaagtatcTCAAAGATAAATTATGAGGTTAAATACGTCAATTTAAAATCTTGcaaaaatagaatagaatagaatatggGATTGTTTAACGAAAAACTTAACTAACTAAAAACTgttgaaacaaaataaattattcaattttatataaaactcaAAAGCCCTATACTTTTAGCTGACTAGttttaacttattttaaacGCCATGTAACACATTGTATGCATGCAGAAGAAAATGTCGATGcgtttaaaatgtttgcagtTTAAAGTCTGAACCCCGTTAGAGAAGGAAGCAAGGATTCGGTTTGTGcgtgttgctgtttttgccTTGCCAGACTAACTCAATTAAAGCAGCAGACAGAAGTTGAGTGCACCGAGTGTTTGGTCTGCTGACGGGTTGCCAGcatgcgagagagagagagagaaagagagagcgagcgagcgagactGCAAAGTAATGCTAGGTGGCAGCCCTTTGGGCTAACCAGCTCAGTCTGGCGACTCTTAGTTCatagaaaaatatgtacatattatatgtatatacatatatgtatgtatgtatattttaaattaaaatatttgccgGCAACTTTAAAATTCGTTTTGTGTGCTGTTAAAGCGAGCGCCAAATGGCAGCGTATATAAAAGCTAAACAAAGCGTGTCTACAAAAAGTATCTAGATACTTTTTGCAGTCGTGctagcagctacaacaacaaggcaTGTCTGGCATGCCtcttgtggttgttgtcgtaAACTCGTCTCGTAAATTCaccaaaacgacaaaaaaaaaaataaaccaaacaaCAACTCTATTCGCAGCCTGAGCTGACGGCAGAGACGTTGACGTTGGCGTTCGCTCTCTTtgctttgtttgtgttttggtGTTGTCGTTGCGAGTTTTGTGCaactgttttttgttgtgtgcttTTTTCGCATTTTCTTTCAATGAATTTTCCTTCACTTTCATCAAACAGCTGCGCTCGCAAGCGAACAAACTTTTTGcaggcacacacgcacaaacacacaaacacacacatatacacacacaatcaaCTCATGTTAGCAAGCTTTTGTCGTTTACCGTTGTttggttgttttgttttgtattgaTTTCTTTTTGCGTTGCGCGTTCGCCGCCGTTCGGATTGCAAATGCCGCCAAAATTGCAATCAAATGCAGTTTTTATCAGTTTGactctcactcactcactctctctctctctctgtctccttTTGACTGTCTCTTACTCTCGCCGCACTTGCTTCGAGGAAACTGTTAACTCCCACACGCGACACTGCCGTcgactgcgctgctgctgctgtcggctGCCCGCTGTCTGTTAATTAAACGCGCgactttttgttattgttattaacaCGATGTACGCTTTGTTATCAGCattcgccgccgccgctgctgctgctgctgctgctgtcgcgtTTCGCATTCGCGCATTCTTTAACTAACACACACTGCAGCCCCCGCCGACGTGCTGCTGTCAAACGCGCTGCTCTGCTCTGTTGTTAGcgcttgctgctgtttgccgCTAATCGCTTTGGATTTTGCCGCGTTGCGTAGTTTTTCCGGTGATTTCCACTTGCTAACTGACATTTCTAGCGACTTTTCCAACCGGACCGTTGTCTTCGTTTGTTGTGCACACCGAGAGCGTCGGCAAAAGCGCGAcaaaaagagagcgagagtgagagtCAACAGCTGTCTACTGCGCCGGTCACAATTGACACGATTGCGAATTGCCGCtgccagtgctgccaacttgttCAACTTTTTGAGCGTTAAGTTTGAATTTGCAATAGCATAAGCGCGCAAGTTCTAAAGAAATGGGCCAAAGAAAAGTCAATTTAAATCAAGTAAAAAGCTATTAACTTAATACTTCAACCTCATTTAGAGCACGGGTCGACACTTAAGCTGCACTTTGAGCATTTTTTTGAGGAATTGGGAACATTGAACATGGAACAGTCCGTGCGCATGTCCTTTTTCATTGCTCTTGCCCGTGCTCACCATAAGCTACGCAGACCAAgtacacaaaaacaaagcgtCGCCAGCCCCTTAGGGCTAAGGGGTGGGCTAAATGGCAGCTATGTAAGCATGTTGTAAATGGCAGTGCCCAAGACCTGCCGGCCGGCTCACTTGTGGTCAGCCAGTTGGCTACCTAAGGGGtcgattgtttttgttgtcgacAATTGTCACTGACATTCGTGAGCATGTCGAACAGGACAGTGGACCCATAACCGAAAATGATGGACGGCTATACCAAAGGCAATACATTTGAACAGTTCATTCCTTGGTTAAACTTAACTTCTCCCGTTTCCCTACCTCACAAATtggaatatttgtttattaaaatagaTCAATATTGTTATATAGAAAGATATTCCTATTACCTATCGACTGCTCTCGTCTCCTCTGTCTTTTCAGTCGGaaagcttaaattaaaaaactatatatgtatctataaaGACAGGTCCTTGATCTTATTCCTATTCCTTTCCACCTGGCCTGTCTGTGCCGTCAGAATatcttaaataaaaactatattCGTTTTTTATAGAGCCGTCCTTCGCTTCGCTCTTTAGTCATATTTTTGGTATTATTTACCCCTGCTGCCGCTTCCACCTTCTTCCCCGGCTAATGGCACCATAAATCGTCATTGGCCAAATATTTTTCCAACAATTAATTTCATTCATGCATTTGTCGAAATTGTGGAACACCTGGAGCGCAAcacaatttgtttgcattgcaattagaattgtttttcttctttttttttttttctcagttGGAAAATATGTGAAACTATGCACGGCCGAAAGTGCCGAGCTTGTACCGATATCGCCTTGGATGCTTAAGGAATTCCAGTTTACCACACGCTATTTTATGgccaaaaacttgtttgtttacCGACCAATTGCGACTATGCGCCAAAAATGATGGCGTGCGTGTTGGCCAATTAGTTAAAATGCCAGCCAGAAACTGCAGCAGGGGGCGGGCGGGTATGGGTACTGCCTGGATATCAAACTCAACGGGGGCGGCACtcaatttgccatttttatgAGGCGCTTGAAGTCAAATTAAAAGCAGTCCgagttaattttttgttgtttttttttttggcgtaaACTAAACACAATCAAGTGTCGGAGTGTCGGAGGGAATTGAGTTATCCGCACGAATTCGTGAAAGGTCGCGGGGCATGGAATGGAAATTGGGGCAGAAACAGCATGAAGTGCACTCAATCAGTCGTCCGATCCGGCACTGAGTCGACTGTTTATTTAGCATTTTTACACACGCCACAAATCTGTCCACAAAACGCAGATGCCCCTAAGACACCCTACACCCGCCCACATGCCACTTGCCAGCAGctcatttgtttttatgtgcaTTAACTGAGGGCCTCTTCAATGAATATTTGTTAATCGTaatgatttgtgcaaatgcCATTTGACATTGGTTTGTGTGGAAGAGGGAAGGGCAGGCAGAGGATTTCTGTGGCTCCGCTGTGGGCGTAGGTTCTTGACTTTTGGAATCATGATCATTTGTCGCTTGGCAAGGAAACGCTTCATTGTCGCCACATCCAGTCGAAGTGAATGATGATGTGCTGCCCCAGCACAGGGCCCAATTCAATTGGACAGCTGTCAAGCTGGCAAGTGAGCCATCAGGCGGCGCTTTAATTAAAGCCTTGCCACGACAAAATGTTgtgttatttaattaaaattacaaaaattataaacaataaacaataagTACTGTGGCCGAGCCTGTCAGCTGAATGCACTATTTACATTTCAGCCAGAGCAGCGAATGCTGCGGAAATGTGACTATTATGACAATTGcattgcttttattttaatgaagtGTATTAAATGGATGCATTAACTTGCTCAGCGAATTTGTAACATTTTTTTGCATTGAGTTGGCAAAACGCTTGAGAAAGTTCCCATATTTGCTTTAGATGAGAACTTaagttaaatttattatagGCAGAAACTGGAAGAGCATAAAATCCcagttaacaaatattttatattaagtcTTTTAGGAATACCCAGAAAACATActtgctcaaaaaacaattgcacACAAAAGTATTATTTCTCGTTCACATCTTAACTCAGACCTTTATACAACCCGTATatattttacagggtataccaAATTCAGCTATAACATCCCATTTTCCCatcagttgttttttttctgtttaccCTTAGATCAATTTGCTTTATATTTTACAGAGCATGCCGCTTTCGGCTTAAATGGGTCTGCAAAAAAtagattttgcatttttttttttgttcattcgcgacttttaacaatttccactgattaattaataacaataaaaaatggcACGCATAAAAACGTTAATGATTAAATACAGCAGCGACCagggcaacacacacacacacacacacacacacacaaacgcacacacagcaacaattgttgttgcatttgatttatagTGGGAAATGCGAATGAAAGAgcgtagcatacttttgggctgggcataaaaaaaagaactgcACTCGAGCAATAAATCAGCGAATGGCCAAATGTGGGCGGCCCAGTGGATGTGGGCGCGGCCGGTCTTGCATTgatgttgcagctgttgttattgttgttgttgttgttgttgctgctgttgccatggACGCAGCttttaaacaatttgattttattgcaTGGCAAAATTCAATGAAGCGGCCAacgacaaaatgacaaaacGACGAagcggcaatggcaatggctgACAGCAGGCGCTAAAATTTGCATACAGGAACAtacgccacacacacacacacacacacacacacacacagtgacagagaaagagacacacacacacagagacaacatgttaatgcaaataaattgcctgctgactttatttaaatttcccATAAGACACACATGGTTAGGTGCGGGTAGAAGCATCGGGCCCCTGCTCGGGCGGGAAACTTCTCCAGCTACTCTAAACACGAGGCGACGAGGCGGCAAAGTGTTGGAGGATTGGGGACCAGCGCATGAGGAGCCACAAGAAGCTGGAACATGTGTTGCCTGTGGGCAACGCTGGCGGTTgctttttgtaattttaattttgattttaatttgtgttgaaatatttacataatcaCTGACTGACAACaggctgcagcagcggcagcggcagcggcaggaCTCAAGCTTCAGTTCGTTTTAGGAGCCGATGCTAAGCAGCTGCCGCCTCGccaaaatttattaaactttAATGAAAATGTATAAGGCACGCCTGCATAAATGATTTAGCAAGCACACACGCatcgcatgtgtgtgcgtgtgatgtgtgtgtgttattgttgttgcgcaTCTCATTAATGAGACATTAGCATTAGGCATTTGAATTGAACTAAACAGCCAACGGCAAAGCAGCTGTTAGCACGAGAATCTGCGAAACATTTATCATTGCGCAAAATCACAACAAGAAACTGTTGAATAACAGGTGAAAAGAGGTTTacctataataataatgataatgataatgataatgacaataacaataataataataataataataataataatattaataataatagtagtaataataataataatagtaataataataataataattagtataattcaaatttaataaaataactgAGAATCTGAGATTGAAAAAATTTCGTAATGTTTCAAAATAGAGAAAACTCTCTGTTTTACGCATTTCCAGATATTTactatatttcaaaatttcaattgtaGAAATCAAATCTAGCCCTCctttgtttttgaaaatacATACggcttttaatattttcagtGCAATGGGCAATTGTAAAGAAGAAGttcaattgtttaaataaaattttaaaaatatttaaaaaaatattaaaaaaaacaggtAGAACCTaattaaatgtacatataaataataaattaaataattataaaaaaaaatacatgaaTGCAGTACAGTTAATTGATTGTAGTACTTAATCTATAGCTTAAAGAgatacaaattatattataaaagtcgcattattttctttaattttatattaaaaaaactttttaaagttttgtgtttttaaagGTTTTTAAAAGGGAACTCAAATTTTGATGTGTTTAACACATCAAAGGCATTTTCAAGGCTCTggcaaaaattcaaaattagaAGTGCTCTAGTAATTCGTAAAGGGGTGAGTCCTTCAGTTTTATAATCCTAAAAAAAAGCGCCTGTAGTTGGCATTGCTCGGCTCAACTTTGACCATTTTAATTGCGCTTAGTTAGCGACAAATGCAACACAAACAACCGCAGCGAGCGGCACTTGCcgcaacatgcaacaaaatatcaaaaaagggaaaattgcaaaaaaaaaacaagaaatatttttaattagagCCCGCAAAGACAAGCTTTAcgcatatgtgtatgtgctaTCAGGCCTTGCAATTAACTTTGGCAGTGCATTAGAggagtggcaagtggcaagtgggcGTGGTACTATCTTGAGTGGAGGCGGGGCGGAGCTGGGCTGGGCTGAGCAGAAGTTGGGCGCCAACGCTTTCACTTGGCGAAAGATCAAAGGGATGCAGCCAGCGAGCATATGCAAACAATGGCCGCTTCATAGAGAGCTCCAAACTGCAAGCTGGAAGCTACTTCAGCTGCATAAAAAACAAGCGAGCGCttaaaatgcaactgcaacaactgcaacaacaacaacaacagcaacaataacaaatggcAGCAAGCGCTCAACAAACGCGGCTCAACTTTAGATGAAGGCATAAACTGCTAGAGAGGGGCTTaaagagcaagagagagagagagagatagagaaaaagagagaaaggGGCATAAGTGAATGAAAATTTTTCATGAATGGAATCCAACTGGCAGATAAAAGCCCCAGTGGAAACCCATAAATACAGGTAGTCGCATTTTGAATAGCTGGGTAAACGATGCCAAGTTGAACGTGCGGCGAGAGGGGGTATGGGGGGGAGGGGGATTGGAGAGGTGGTGCATGGCTGCGAAGCCTAAGTGAATTGCCGTTTGCCACAGGACCACAGACAACATGACAATGCCAAACACAACTCGAATCCTCGACTCGACTCGGCTCGAATCCTCGACTCAACTGCTCGACTTCTAGTGGAGCCTGATGCCTGGGACTCTATTGCATTGTTTAGTTGCAAAAGTCCCTGGCAAAAAGCCTTTGATTTATGGCATGTgcgttttaattttgattgtaTTTGCCATGCGAGGcagctcgctctctctgtatgtgtgtgtgcgcgtgtgtgtgtgtgtgtgtgtgccgcagGTACAGTTGCAGCATTAATTGGTCAGCAATCAACGAAAAAGTagttgcatacttttgcgATGAGTCTGCgaaagaaagagacagaggAAGTGCTGGAGGCGGCAAATAAGAGATGGGGAGAGCGCGTGGAAGACAGAGGAAGCTGAGAGAATTCTCATccttaaaaaaagtttaatagTAAAACCTAAAACTCATATTTCCTCCTAAGTAAAATCTAATTGTCAGTTGTGCTCAACTCTTCTCTAAAGCATTATTTAAACagaaatatttcttttatctAAAGAATCTGTCCTAGCATACTTTTGATAATAAACTCTGGAAAAAACTCTTATTTCCTCTTAAGTCAAGTCTAGTTAGTCAGCCTGCTCAGAACTTTTTTATTGTAAAACTCAAATCTGCACTTAAAACACTTCTCTTAAGTCTGATCTGAGCTAGAAAAGCCTATGTATCTCTTATCTGATCTCTAGAGAATCTTCCCAAACAAGCTGAAGTCTGCAAATAATTGTCGGAACTTGTTGTGGAATATTGATCAGCACCTCCCGAACAGGCTATGTTAACAAAAGGTTAGCTGGAATAATTCTCCCACTTCAAACGTTTCGAACAACCAAACACTAAACTAATATACTCTTTATAGCTGCGAAAGCAGAGTATACAAAGGCGACAAGTCGCAACCGTAAACAACATTTTCCACAAATCTCATGTTAATTTTTGTGGAAAATGCAACACAAGAGCTGCTGCAAGTGCAACACAACATCACGGCCGGAGGGGCTGGTGCCTTGCATAGATATGCACGCGAGGCTATCAGCTAaggacgcacacacacgctcacacacacacacacacctcttCCTTGCAAGCGCCACAAATTGCGGCAAAGTGCATTTTTCACAAGACAAAACGAGAGCCGAGCGCAGTGGCAAAAGCAACGAGAGATGCAATCTCAAGTGGTTATCTCTTCTGCATATAGAAGAGAGTGTGCGCGTGGGGGAAGGAGGAGAGAGAAATGAGAAAGAGGGCGGCAGAGTTAGGGAGCAGATGCAGTCCTCAGCGTCCTGACAAAGTCAACATCAAAGTTCACGCCGACAAAGCGTTGCGAGTAAATGTTTAATGAGCGAAGTGTGTGGGGCGCTGGAAGGACGAGCTGGTAGAGGGTGAGAGGGGGTGGGAGAGTCATCATGTAGTTTAGGGAGAGCGTCAAGGGAGCACAAcacagctggagcagctggaTCAGAGCGCACAGCGACAACTCCTTCAAGCCGGGTCGCATgccaattaaaacaaaagccaaaaaacaaatgcactTGAAGTGTGGTAGCTGGGAAATGGAAGCCTGGTAGCTGGACGAGCTGCTGgcgcagcaccagcaccagcacgtTTCACAGTGTCAAAGGCGAGCCTACCAGGCCAGGCCGCCTATCACGTGAAGTGTTTGGCAACATTGTTGGACTAGCTGCCTACTCCTTACCCGGCCATGTGCGCGCTCCAAGCAACAGTTCGCCTTTGAAGTCAAAAGTATTGGGTTGGGCTACTGTAAATTAGCCACTCTCGAGGCGCAGGGAGCTGAGCGAAAGTGCGGAACGGAGCAAAGGCAGAAGCTGCAGCTACAAAGTCAAAAAGCGACAGCTCTGGGCCACAATATGCTGCAGCTAATCAAATGCAGCAAGCTGCAATGAGAGGGGCAGGAAGTCAAGCTCTTCTAATAGGATAAGCCGATAAGAGATGTTTAGGCACATTAAGGCTTTCCTCCAgcttcaataaaaatcaacgATTATTTCGAAACATGTGCAAGAAAACAGCTTTGATTTTCGATCTATAAAAGACCTTAGTATGGAAGCTATATAATCTAGTGGGCTGATATTAAAACGAGTAAATGTATGtcatatttgatttaaaagtCTGCGCCTTAGTCTTTGATCCATAGATTTAAATAATGATTGGCGCGTATTAAATAAATctacatattatataataacaaACTGGCAAATCACGAACAAGTAAGTAAGTTCAAGTCAgaagtgcccgactagcaaaTACTCTAAGCCTTTCTCTTTCAccaaaacaaagccaaagcttTAGCAAAGACATATACGCGATCTATACaaactattctagaagctacatatatatatttaaaatttaccCAATGAGTACAGGGAAAACTATTATTCCGTTAACCAACCCACAGAATATCCAGTGCTCAACAACTGTGTCATGAATTTTGTTAGGAAACCAAAAAACATGGCAATCGTTGACTTAAATGCTTTCTAGTTTTCATCTGAAATATAACTTTTTCATACATCTCATATAAGGCAGTTGCTACAACAACTGAATAATCTCAGTGTATATTCAGCATTCAACAGCActcatatattttaaatacttcGGAAAAGCAGttccagaaaaaaaaaaaaataaacgaacaCACACAGCTGGAGTATTCGTTGACTTaaatttttgcctttttttttcgtcGGTTTGAACgttaataacaattttatatttagttaGTACGTGTGCTAAACTATATACCGGAAAAAAGCaaccaagaaaaaaaaatttccaaaaagcaaaagcctTAAATTTTCGGTAGTTTTAATATTGTTACAAAACCAACTCGTATCtaaattgatattaaaaatcaacaaTGAACGGTGAGCtataacttttatatattGCCTAGCTTAGCTAAACTTTAAATTTAGATTCGCAAGCTTTCAATCAAAACAATGCCGAGGCAATGTCAATGAAGAACAGCTCCGATATGGGCGACAAGATCTCGGAGCCAAAATACGAGACCAACGACCAAGCATCGAATTGCTCACGCAATCCCATAACCGGCATGGGCTTGAATGGAGATGGCGTCGGTGGTCTGAAGCCCAAAATAGCCAAGAACCGAGGTGCGTAATTGGACTCGAAATTTTCTGAATTACACATTCCAACATATGCGAACCTTCTCAACAGCTGGCAATCCGGTTACAGGCGAGGGCTACAAATCTGGTCACACCGATATGGAAGTGCTCCGAAAAATTAGTCGTCGACCAGGTCCATTTTCCTAAGCAGCTCGATCAATTGGTTTATTTGCCACAAGAAGACGCCCAGCATTAGCTCCATGTCGAGTTGCCTTTGTTTAACCACACGACGctgttttccattttaattatacaattttgcaGCTCGATATTGCGACTACTCGGGTTTGTGGTTTATTTCAAGGCTGGCTTTGTACCGTACCTGGTTCAAAGCCGCAATTTCAGTTTACTTTTAGCCATGAACCAAAACAGTTGCCCGAAAAGAACAGCGAAACcgaatcattttttgtagaaATTTTTTTGGAATGTCGGTATTTTTCAATAATACTTTAgcttcaaataaaaacaatttgcggGAAATCCAGCTTCAAACTCAAACCGCtttttaatatcaattttgGCGGGTTCGTGAACCGAAACTAAACGCAGTATGAACCGAACCGGCGACAGTAGCATGCAGCTCCGGTTCCGTATGAACCGTTTTTGAATACCTTGTTATACCTTAAATATCTTACTAAAATACATAAAAGTCCAGAAATATGTGAAACAAAGGAAAGTGCGTTATTGGAACCGATAACtgaactggcaacagtattgcATTTGGCTTCCGGCCTAGTTTCTGACCTTGATtggaatgtttttttttttgtataaccAGCctcaaattattaaaaacttgCCAATGTTTTCAATGCTCATGCGATTATAAAACACTATCTGAATGAAGCAAGATCTGGGTTGAAGGATATGCAAAACCAGGTTAGTGAAGCGAAACGCAGGCGGCCGCCTAATTGAAACCGCGAACTAACACGAGGTCGGTATTTTTGTAGCTTTCAGCCTGtctttttttaagaatttaattctggttattaatttattgtcTAACGCGGCATTTGAACCATTCCCTAGCCAGTTTCCTTCCATTTTTTCGCCAGCTTTTAATTACGCCCAGCTGACAGCGCTGCTACCCACAGCAAGTATTGGAGGAGCTTAGGAACTGGGCGCCCGACGATATGTGACAgccatttaatttgatttatggccAGTGAATAGTCTTGATTAGAACGCGCCCGCCCAAGCATGGGATTACAGAGCGCAGTCCGAGGCGAAGGCGGGATGTGTGAGCGAAGCGAATTTAACTCAATTtcacataaatcaaaaaatgtTGCCATCACATCGAGAGGCGCCCAGAAAACACAGCCAGCCGGGAGCCAGCCGGGAGCCAGAACCGAAACCCCTGCGAACACCTTGGCGCTAATCGTATTTCAATTGTTCAAACGAATTGCGAATTGAATGAAGTGCCGAAATTTGAGTGTGGGCTAagatgtgtgtgagtgtgttcaCAATTcccttatgtgtgtgtgtgtgtgtctcagAGTTTACTACTCGCTCTCGCTGTCAATGGGATTACCGAGGCAGCTACAAGTTCATAAAAGTAACGCTCACGATGCCAACAATGAGCGAATTTAGGTGTCAAACGGCAGGTGGCAATGGCAGCAGCCAAATCCGAAGCGGAAGTGCCCAACGTTTGGCCAGAACGGCGGCGGGAGCTGGGCGAGGGCTGGGACAGGAGCTGTGGCTGGGGTTGGGGCTGGAGCTGGGACTAGGTGGCTCGGGGATTTGGGGACTGGGATGCGTCAGAGACAGATGATATCTTaaacaccacacacacacacgcacaaccaGTCAGCAACACAATCACACATGActacacacaaaaacacacatacatatatatagaggaagagagacagagagagagagagagagagagagcacgaATGTTATCAGAAAAGCAAGCGCCCGGGCGCTGTTGTACAATTTTTGACATGGGTCCccaaacaaacgccaaacaaAGGGCCAACACATTTGTGTTGGGGTTTGGGTTTTTTGTCGGGATCTGACAATATAGAggacagtgtgtgtgtgtgtgtgtgcattggcAAACCGCAAGAACATCAACTGATGgcagataaattaaattttgcggTTCTAAATGGGCAATCAATGAGGCGTTCCTCGGCTAGCAAAAGGTAGTCCTTTCTACCTATCAAatagtaaaatttaaaaatttaacaaacgACAGCCAATAAgttgcccacacacacacacacacacacacacacacccaaactTCCGCACATGCTCATCTGGAAAGTCGCAATTCTCTCAGTTTTCCTTTGAAATTTTCGCTGCATTTTCACTTTGTCAAGTTGCGACTGTTCCGCAAGTTCAAAGGCAAAACGCCAGAAACGCCCCGCCTAGACAAAGGCGTTAGTCGCTAGTCAGTTGCCAGCCTCAGGTTTTGAAGCTCCCAGCAGAGACTTAGTCCAAACTCTTTCCAGCTGTTGCCAGAACAGAGACAAGTAAAAGTATTATCTGTCGCGAGTGCCCGACTCGG
The sequence above is a segment of the Drosophila virilis strain 15010-1051.87 chromosome 3, Dvir_AGI_RSII-ME, whole genome shotgun sequence genome. Coding sequences within it:
- the LOC6624730 gene encoding microtubule-associated protein Jupiter, whose amino-acid sequence is MNDSQAFNQNNAEAMSMKNSSDMGDKISEPKYETNDQASNCSRNPITGMGLNGDGVGGLKPKIAKNRAGNPVTGEGYKSGHTDMEVLRKISRRPGPFS